A single genomic interval of Stieleria maiorica harbors:
- a CDS encoding BON domain-containing protein gives MNCRSLAFITLSFSAAASMTWMSGPPFFGPPAVFAAERSEFDPDELESAIKADLDDAESLVADRITVEVNDSLVTLSGTVSSLMEKRRAGEIAKRTRSVQGVINQIYVEPTSRSDDKIREDVLMRLRVNDSLDRPEIVVNVENGSVAMTGKVDSLAEKRLAETAAAGVRGVTDVQNQLTVALAKPRTDDELREEIQALIVNSVYFDDVQIRVDVEDATVKLTGTVGSAAQKANLIEAAEIWGVKGVSADQVTIDPDRLDPTRRADRYAIVSDQTIQESLTRAFSNDPIVFPYADKISPKVQSGVVTLEGKVGRLRVKEKAERLAMGIVGVMRVANELDVRFDGDVPSDAEIIRLSQAALARSPNLDRRDFRIHCQAAHVSLYGLVESRFEKELAEWIVDGVPGVVHVNNALAVNAQWEPKADEEIRKDLERKLKFALFDTSNEIEVEVADGVAILTGEVDTWRQWQSAVNLAIEAGARDPHNLLNVRMHPPHGASRIYVPR, from the coding sequence ATGAACTGTCGATCGCTCGCGTTTATCACTCTCTCGTTTTCGGCCGCTGCGTCCATGACGTGGATGTCCGGTCCTCCCTTTTTCGGCCCGCCGGCGGTGTTCGCCGCCGAGCGGTCGGAGTTTGATCCCGACGAGTTGGAATCGGCGATCAAGGCGGATCTCGACGATGCGGAGTCGTTGGTGGCCGACCGGATCACCGTCGAAGTGAACGACTCGCTGGTCACGCTCAGTGGAACGGTGTCGAGTTTGATGGAGAAACGCCGCGCGGGTGAAATCGCCAAACGCACTCGATCGGTCCAAGGGGTGATCAACCAAATTTACGTCGAGCCGACATCCCGCAGCGACGATAAAATTCGCGAGGATGTGTTGATGCGGTTGCGAGTCAACGACAGTCTGGATCGTCCCGAAATCGTCGTGAATGTCGAAAACGGGAGTGTCGCGATGACCGGGAAAGTCGATTCGCTTGCCGAGAAACGGCTCGCGGAGACTGCAGCCGCGGGAGTGCGCGGCGTGACGGATGTCCAGAATCAACTGACCGTCGCGCTTGCCAAGCCGCGGACCGACGACGAGCTGCGCGAGGAGATTCAAGCCCTGATCGTCAACTCGGTGTATTTCGACGACGTGCAAATCCGCGTCGATGTCGAGGATGCCACCGTCAAGCTTACCGGTACGGTCGGGTCGGCGGCACAAAAAGCCAATCTGATCGAGGCCGCGGAGATTTGGGGCGTCAAAGGCGTCAGTGCCGATCAGGTCACGATCGATCCGGATCGACTCGACCCGACGCGGCGCGCCGATCGCTACGCCATCGTGTCCGACCAAACAATCCAGGAATCATTGACCCGTGCGTTTTCGAATGATCCGATCGTGTTTCCGTATGCCGACAAGATCAGCCCCAAGGTTCAATCGGGCGTGGTCACGCTGGAGGGGAAAGTCGGACGACTGAGGGTCAAGGAAAAGGCGGAGCGGCTGGCGATGGGGATCGTTGGAGTGATGCGGGTAGCCAACGAACTGGACGTGCGATTCGACGGCGACGTGCCGTCCGATGCCGAAATCATCCGGCTCAGTCAAGCTGCTCTGGCGCGGAGTCCGAATCTGGATCGACGCGATTTCCGCATCCACTGTCAAGCAGCCCACGTCAGTTTGTACGGACTGGTCGAGAGTCGTTTCGAGAAAGAGTTGGCCGAATGGATCGTCGACGGCGTTCCAGGGGTGGTTCATGTGAACAACGCCCTGGCGGTCAACGCCCAATGGGAACCGAAGGCGGACGAGGAAATTCGGAAGGATTTGGAGCGGAAACTCAAGTTTGCACTGTTTGACACCTCCAACGAAATTGAGGTGGAAGTCGCCGATGGGGTCGCCATTCTGACCGGTGAAGTGGACACGTGGCGGCAGTGGCAGAGCGCGGTGAATTTGGCGATCGAAGCCGGCGCACGCGATCCACACAACCTGCTGAACGTTCGCATGCACCCGCCGCACGGTGCGTCACGGATCTACGTGCCCCGCTGA
- a CDS encoding LPS-assembly protein LptD, with protein MHLAAIWLIATSFVAQRSLAEGPDDSIRASGNTIYRWQIDGADASLLEGDCVLRHNAQEIRADRVLIVSDGPHGRVRNRLVIEGRRRNDGSVDPTPRTATCTTTDAPSLQAPNYRGKPDQRPFLFEFLPSGAIQAVGATPPTGASQHDDVLNQVQFTQPVPDPGVTDNPSTIPSPTLVPTLAPPTNSLAPLQPMAPSGGLPLATDSPPPMVFEDGATSGGTQFFFGGGSKSVEIDARGASHPPIIDSVLRPETNEQVILARGGVTIRVRDVSAQFDDGRFMNFGTVTISADRVVGWLPNLSHVFDGTADLSAAEGELYLEGDIVFRQGDNVIYADSMFYNVTRETGMVLDAEAITTVPEYQGVVRLKAEVLQQVARGNYRAFDAAVTSSRMGVPRYWLQSEQLEFFERTRTLIDPRTGLLVADKDPFVRSNNSFVFLGGIPIFYWPQFSTSLERPVFYVTDIKINNDSNFGTQVMLDWDVFQLFGIDNVPKGVDWEISTDYLSDRGPAFGTHLEYDLPGLFSIPGRTRGMLDVWGIHDSGRDRLGRDRLSLQPETKNRGRALLRHRQQLANDYEFIAQSGWLSDRNFLEQYLENEWDNDPDHVTGLRLRKYHHNQLFDLAANAQVNDFFQETERLPALNHYLFGGTFLQERLTWQMHNHASYSKLNVADAPIDPAEAANYFPLPGEVAGDGLVASTRQELSMGVPLGPFHFRPVASVEAAHYGEAADGESLTRLLGQAGLQFNFPMVRIDPTIQSSLLNMRGLAHKVDWTAEYWYADSDTDLDELPLYDRLDDNAQEQFRRRFIGTTFGGSLPSQFDPRTYAFRQGIQRGVASPSDVIADDLQQLRLGLHQRFQTKRGLPGRERIVDVMQLDFDTILFPKSDRDNFGEAVGPTTYDFRYHLGDRYSILSDGYIDFFDGGLRSISAGLRTSRPGVSDTYIGLLSLEGPISSTVLRTTYDYRMNEKWIFSGGMTYDFGNTGSVGQSYGLTRIGESMLLRVNINVDTGRDNVGVGFLIEPRFFARNLGNIGGGLIPPPGIEGLE; from the coding sequence TTGCATTTGGCGGCGATCTGGCTGATTGCGACCTCTTTCGTTGCCCAACGTTCACTGGCCGAAGGACCGGACGATTCCATTCGGGCCAGCGGAAACACGATCTATCGTTGGCAGATCGACGGCGCCGACGCTTCGCTACTGGAGGGTGATTGCGTCCTGCGGCACAATGCTCAGGAGATTCGAGCCGATCGCGTGTTGATCGTGTCCGATGGTCCGCACGGCCGGGTGCGTAATCGGCTGGTCATCGAAGGCCGTCGCCGCAACGACGGCAGCGTCGACCCGACACCGCGGACGGCGACTTGCACGACCACCGACGCCCCCTCGCTCCAGGCTCCCAACTACCGCGGCAAACCGGATCAACGTCCGTTTCTTTTCGAGTTTCTGCCGTCCGGTGCGATCCAGGCCGTGGGTGCGACGCCACCGACGGGCGCATCGCAACACGACGATGTGCTGAACCAGGTTCAGTTCACACAACCGGTCCCCGATCCCGGCGTCACGGACAACCCGTCGACGATCCCCTCGCCGACGCTCGTGCCCACCCTTGCTCCGCCGACCAACAGCTTGGCCCCCCTTCAGCCCATGGCTCCTTCGGGCGGATTACCGTTGGCGACCGACTCGCCGCCGCCGATGGTTTTCGAAGACGGTGCGACCAGCGGCGGAACTCAGTTCTTCTTTGGTGGCGGCAGCAAGAGTGTCGAAATCGACGCCCGTGGTGCTTCACATCCGCCGATCATCGATAGTGTCCTGCGTCCTGAAACGAACGAACAAGTCATCCTGGCGCGCGGCGGTGTGACGATCCGCGTCCGCGATGTGTCGGCCCAATTTGACGACGGCCGGTTCATGAATTTTGGCACGGTGACCATTTCCGCCGACCGCGTCGTGGGATGGTTGCCGAACCTGTCACACGTTTTCGATGGAACCGCCGACCTGTCGGCCGCCGAAGGCGAATTGTACCTCGAAGGCGACATTGTGTTCCGGCAGGGAGACAATGTGATTTACGCCGATTCGATGTTTTATAACGTCACCCGTGAAACCGGGATGGTGTTGGATGCCGAAGCGATCACCACGGTGCCGGAATACCAGGGCGTGGTGCGTTTGAAAGCCGAAGTCTTGCAGCAGGTCGCACGCGGAAACTACCGCGCCTTCGATGCCGCCGTGACCAGCAGCCGGATGGGCGTGCCGCGGTACTGGTTGCAGAGTGAACAGTTGGAGTTCTTTGAACGGACCCGCACGCTGATCGACCCGCGAACCGGATTGTTGGTCGCCGACAAAGACCCGTTTGTCCGCAGTAACAACAGTTTCGTGTTCCTGGGAGGCATTCCCATTTTTTACTGGCCGCAATTCTCGACCAGTCTGGAACGCCCGGTGTTTTACGTCACCGACATCAAGATCAATAACGACAGCAACTTCGGAACCCAAGTCATGCTGGACTGGGACGTGTTCCAGCTGTTCGGGATCGACAACGTGCCCAAGGGCGTCGACTGGGAAATCTCCACGGACTACTTGAGTGATCGTGGACCTGCGTTTGGCACGCATCTGGAATACGATCTTCCAGGGTTGTTCAGCATTCCCGGCCGCACCCGCGGCATGTTGGACGTATGGGGCATCCATGACAGCGGGCGAGACCGGCTGGGGCGAGACCGTTTGTCGTTGCAGCCGGAAACGAAAAACCGAGGTCGGGCGTTGCTGCGTCATCGTCAACAATTGGCCAACGACTACGAATTCATCGCGCAATCGGGTTGGTTGAGTGATCGAAATTTTCTGGAACAGTACCTGGAGAACGAGTGGGACAATGATCCCGACCATGTCACCGGGTTGCGGCTTCGCAAGTACCACCACAATCAGCTGTTCGATTTGGCCGCCAATGCCCAGGTCAATGATTTCTTCCAGGAAACCGAACGGCTGCCGGCGCTGAATCACTATCTGTTCGGCGGGACATTTTTACAGGAGCGATTGACGTGGCAGATGCACAACCACGCGTCGTATTCAAAGTTGAATGTTGCCGACGCACCGATCGATCCGGCCGAAGCGGCCAACTACTTTCCGTTGCCGGGTGAAGTCGCCGGTGACGGGTTGGTCGCATCGACGCGGCAAGAGCTATCGATGGGCGTGCCGCTGGGGCCGTTCCACTTCCGTCCCGTCGCCTCTGTCGAAGCCGCCCACTACGGGGAAGCGGCCGACGGCGAGTCGCTGACGCGATTGCTCGGCCAAGCGGGACTTCAATTCAATTTTCCGATGGTCCGCATCGATCCGACCATCCAAAGCAGTTTGCTGAACATGCGCGGGCTGGCCCACAAGGTGGATTGGACGGCCGAATACTGGTACGCCGACAGCGATACCGATCTGGACGAATTGCCGCTTTACGATCGCCTGGACGATAACGCCCAGGAACAGTTTCGCCGACGCTTCATCGGCACGACCTTCGGCGGCAGTTTGCCCAGTCAGTTTGATCCCAGAACGTATGCCTTTCGCCAGGGGATCCAGCGCGGCGTGGCCAGCCCCAGCGACGTGATCGCCGACGACCTGCAACAACTGCGGTTGGGGCTGCACCAACGTTTCCAAACCAAACGCGGATTGCCGGGTCGCGAACGAATCGTCGATGTGATGCAGCTGGACTTCGACACCATCTTGTTCCCCAAGTCCGATCGAGACAACTTTGGTGAAGCGGTCGGTCCGACGACGTACGATTTTCGCTATCACCTCGGCGACCGTTATTCGATCTTGAGTGACGGCTACATCGACTTCTTCGACGGCGGATTACGATCGATCAGCGCGGGATTGCGGACCAGCCGGCCGGGTGTCAGTGACACCTACATCGGGCTGCTGTCACTCGAAGGCCCGATCAGCAGCACGGTGCTGCGGACCACGTACGATTACCGCATGAATGAAAAGTGGATCTTCTCCGGCGGCATGACCTATGACTTCGGCAACACCGGTTCGGTCGGACAGTCGTACGGGTTGACACGCATCGGCGAATCGATGTTGTTGCGGGTCAACATCAACGTCGACACCGGACGAGACAACGTGGGCGTCGGATTCCTGATCGAACCCCGCTTCTTCGCCCGCAACCTGGGCAACATCGGCGGCGGTCTGATCCCACCGCCGGGGATCGAAGGGTTGGAGTAA
- the cutA gene encoding divalent-cation tolerance protein CutA: MTQPTDVLVCLTTVADQQQARAIAQALLERRVAACVQIDAPIESHYCWEGRVCCEPEYRLVIKTAAGQQGRLKQTLRELHPYDVPQIVILQSVDIDPDYASWVNDQTS; encoded by the coding sequence ATGACCCAACCGACCGATGTTCTGGTGTGTTTGACCACGGTTGCCGATCAGCAACAGGCCCGCGCGATCGCCCAGGCATTGCTGGAGCGTCGCGTCGCCGCCTGCGTGCAGATCGATGCCCCAATCGAAAGTCATTACTGCTGGGAAGGACGCGTGTGTTGCGAACCGGAATACCGTCTGGTCATCAAGACCGCGGCCGGGCAACAGGGGCGACTCAAACAGACACTGCGCGAGCTGCATCCCTACGACGTCCCACAAATCGTGATCCTTCAAAGCGTCGACATCGATCCAGACTACGCATCGTGGGTCAACGACCAGACCTCGTAA
- a CDS encoding ferritin-like domain-containing protein, which yields MDNEAVIAQLNECLKHEWTGVAQYSQASFIVEGVWREVYAKTFMDNAEESFGHAKLVGDKIVALGGVPAATRNEIKQTRDLQEILQNSLDFESKAVEMYTKALEMAEGNRPLVIFLENILEEEQEGVDEFTKLLRNSDTSVAASVDSKTA from the coding sequence ATGGACAACGAAGCCGTCATCGCCCAACTGAATGAATGTCTCAAACACGAATGGACGGGTGTCGCCCAGTACTCCCAAGCGAGTTTCATCGTGGAAGGTGTGTGGCGCGAAGTGTATGCCAAGACGTTCATGGACAACGCCGAAGAATCGTTCGGCCACGCCAAACTGGTCGGCGACAAGATCGTCGCACTCGGCGGTGTGCCCGCCGCAACGCGCAATGAGATCAAGCAGACGCGTGACTTGCAGGAGATCCTGCAGAACAGCTTGGACTTCGAATCGAAGGCCGTGGAGATGTACACCAAGGCGCTGGAAATGGCCGAGGGCAATCGCCCGCTGGTGATCTTCCTGGAAAACATCTTGGAAGAAGAACAAGAGGGTGTCGACGAGTTCACCAAATTGCTGCGAAACAGCGACACCAGCGTCGCCGCCAGCGTCGACAGCAAAACGGCCTAG
- a CDS encoding PVC-type heme-binding CxxCH protein, which yields MTRFLALILFASTAAAVEPPRLLDSDLQIELIASEPELVTPTGCCFDDDGNLLVIECHTHFPPEDYAGPKTDRIYRFDDSDGDGVLDRQSLFYEGGTASMNIVNLGDGSFAVATRSDVVRLRDSDGDRVADQRDVLLSHNTAANYPHNGLSGLALAADGWLYVGQGENFGEPYELVGTDGSKQSGGGEGGNVFRCRTDGSDVQRVATGFWNPFGLCFDSSGRLWGVGNDPDAMPPNRLMHIVPGGDYGFQFRFGRAGVHPLQAWDGEFPGTLPMTAGTGEAGCAVVPHGADLWVTSWGDNRIERHRPVERGATWGTTADVVVQGDANFRPVAMAVAGDGSIYVTDWVDRSYPVHGKGRLWRVSRKSDAANTDDDDLPKLTDLEEQAGGLRDAATLAVDARIQTLDSPDSFLSQAAMFGLVHTNQLPSIERAHATTAEQRVGLLTAWRWKELVDPESLSADERGEWIRWGLQDDSQRVRLAAIRWATERDCKDQLSAIRSQLQRADMSTRLFSAVIASIAYLETGSASGRSRDPAIENLLVQFAGNSDHAPALRAMAIRRIPADAQVPTDQQLRQWVDEQRERKFAMEVVRLLAARGGETSLDQLAWIAGDERFDLETRADALAALSRNADSYAALINQSSLPKQPATLRTESRRMLKRNWATDPSRPNKDDLDAWIRLVADGGNVDAGRRVFFRTTCVNCHRHSGRGAQTGPDLSTLSGNMTRQRVLDSILHPSKEVGPLYVPWQVLTTDGNVLTGLKLDRAGAGNSMRFQGADGEIFEVPLADVEQQEPVDQSIMPTGLESTMGIDELRDLIAFLTQE from the coding sequence ATGACTCGCTTCCTGGCATTGATTTTGTTCGCGTCCACGGCGGCTGCCGTCGAACCGCCGCGTTTGTTGGATTCCGACCTGCAAATCGAATTGATCGCCTCGGAACCGGAACTCGTGACGCCGACCGGCTGCTGTTTCGATGACGACGGCAACCTGTTGGTGATCGAGTGCCACACGCACTTTCCGCCGGAGGACTACGCGGGCCCGAAAACCGATCGGATCTATCGGTTCGACGATAGCGACGGTGACGGGGTGCTGGATCGGCAATCGTTGTTCTACGAAGGCGGCACCGCGTCGATGAACATCGTCAATCTCGGCGACGGGTCGTTTGCCGTCGCCACACGCAGCGATGTCGTCCGTTTGCGTGACAGCGACGGCGATCGGGTTGCCGACCAACGCGACGTGCTGTTGTCGCACAACACCGCGGCGAATTATCCCCACAACGGACTTTCCGGACTTGCACTCGCCGCGGACGGGTGGCTGTATGTCGGACAGGGCGAAAACTTTGGCGAACCCTACGAACTGGTCGGCACCGACGGCTCCAAACAGAGCGGCGGCGGGGAAGGCGGAAACGTGTTTCGATGCCGGACCGACGGCAGCGACGTTCAACGCGTTGCGACCGGATTCTGGAACCCCTTCGGATTGTGCTTTGATTCATCGGGCCGGCTGTGGGGCGTCGGCAATGATCCCGATGCGATGCCGCCGAATCGTTTGATGCACATCGTGCCCGGCGGTGATTACGGGTTTCAGTTTCGCTTCGGCCGGGCCGGCGTTCATCCGCTGCAAGCCTGGGACGGCGAATTTCCGGGGACGTTGCCGATGACGGCGGGCACCGGGGAAGCGGGCTGCGCGGTTGTCCCCCATGGAGCCGACCTTTGGGTGACCAGCTGGGGCGACAACCGGATCGAACGCCACCGGCCGGTCGAGCGTGGGGCGACGTGGGGGACGACCGCCGACGTCGTGGTCCAGGGAGACGCCAACTTTCGTCCCGTCGCCATGGCGGTTGCCGGTGATGGTTCGATCTACGTGACCGATTGGGTCGATCGAAGCTATCCGGTGCACGGCAAAGGACGCTTGTGGCGGGTGTCTCGCAAATCCGACGCCGCAAACACCGACGACGACGATCTACCGAAATTGACGGACCTGGAAGAGCAGGCCGGCGGGCTCCGTGACGCTGCCACCCTTGCGGTCGATGCCAGAATCCAGACGCTCGACAGCCCCGATTCGTTTCTCAGCCAAGCCGCGATGTTCGGACTGGTGCATACGAATCAGTTGCCGTCCATCGAACGCGCACACGCCACGACGGCAGAGCAGCGTGTGGGATTGTTGACCGCCTGGCGGTGGAAGGAATTGGTCGACCCGGAAAGTCTTTCTGCTGACGAGCGTGGCGAGTGGATCCGATGGGGATTGCAAGATGATTCCCAGCGCGTGCGGTTGGCTGCGATCCGCTGGGCGACCGAACGCGATTGCAAGGACCAACTTTCGGCGATACGAAGCCAGCTGCAACGCGCCGACATGTCGACGCGTTTGTTTTCTGCCGTGATCGCTTCGATCGCCTACCTTGAAACCGGTTCGGCGTCGGGGCGAAGCCGCGATCCGGCGATCGAAAACCTGTTGGTCCAGTTCGCCGGGAATTCCGATCACGCCCCGGCCCTGCGCGCGATGGCCATCCGACGGATTCCCGCCGATGCCCAGGTGCCCACCGACCAGCAGCTTCGCCAGTGGGTCGACGAGCAGCGCGAGCGTAAGTTTGCGATGGAAGTCGTTCGATTGTTGGCCGCTCGTGGCGGCGAAACCTCCCTGGATCAACTCGCCTGGATCGCCGGCGACGAACGATTCGATTTGGAAACCCGCGCCGATGCGTTGGCGGCGCTCTCGCGCAACGCCGATTCCTATGCCGCGTTGATCAACCAGTCTTCATTGCCGAAACAGCCGGCGACGTTGCGCACCGAATCAAGACGCATGTTGAAACGAAATTGGGCGACCGACCCGAGTCGTCCGAACAAGGACGATCTCGACGCCTGGATACGATTGGTCGCCGACGGTGGCAACGTCGATGCGGGACGGCGGGTGTTCTTTCGCACGACTTGCGTGAACTGTCACCGACACAGCGGGCGCGGCGCCCAGACCGGCCCCGACTTGAGCACGCTGTCGGGCAACATGACCCGGCAACGCGTGCTCGATTCGATCCTGCATCCCAGCAAGGAGGTCGGGCCGCTGTATGTGCCCTGGCAAGTCCTGACGACCGATGGAAACGTGTTGACGGGATTGAAATTGGATCGCGCCGGTGCGGGCAACAGCATGCGGTTTCAAGGTGCCGACGGCGAGATCTTTGAGGTCCCCTTGGCCGACGTCGAACAACAGGAACCGGTCGATCAATCGATCATGCCGACCGGTTTGGAAAGTACGATGGGCATCGATGAGCTCCGCGACCTGATCGCGTTCTTGACGCAGGAGTGA